One genomic window of Medicago truncatula cultivar Jemalong A17 chromosome 1, MtrunA17r5.0-ANR, whole genome shotgun sequence includes the following:
- the LOC11434356 gene encoding LOW QUALITY PROTEIN: uncharacterized protein (The sequence of the model RefSeq protein was modified relative to this genomic sequence to represent the inferred CDS: deleted 1 base in 1 codon) — MLTACRIPPILTPSSSSTSHFSPSITTTRVTLSSSSSSSSSKSHSKLPLFARFTRSCSSSSSNNGHSDHSTAPASPEIDEVESESSSDFGDSYVALFVRMLGLDHDPLDREQAIITLWQYSLGGKKYIDNIMQFPGCINLVVNLLRAESSSACEAAAGLLQSLSSIDQYRNSVADSGAIEEINRLLTQSSLASEVKVQSLNMLWNLSVDEKLRVKIAKSDLLLLAMKYLDDEDMKVKEAAGGILANLALSHVNHDMMVEAGVIPKLAKFLPYESEVSRVIRKEARNALLELVKDDYYRILVIEEGLVPVPLIGAAAYKSYNPRSYEAPAFPDGTEIERTYDKPSRFGAAELLIGLNVDNNANVDEAKVNAIIGQTQQQFLVRVGAIEMEETSTRSECSDDQPRLTLLHWIDGVARLVLILELEDKSAIVRAAESIASACINEHMRIAFKEAGAVRHLVRLLSWNDNAVQLAATQALEKLSASNVVCRVIETEGGLAPLVSILKCSDVAGAIAEKSLNVLAQILDPNKEMQLKFYDGPVNGSKKAFDGADDGSKELSSTEQAVSKTNPRSDILNSVFTARLVEILKSFLPSLQEKAASVLEFVALIDPTLSPIISVDIEIGLNSTFQQNLLKISETKFDVEDQFSAAYAIELEEAGLAISAASRLLTRLLDSKQFREKINVSHFIDTLRKILKTHIPLRSKDWVAACLVKLSSLSGYDTSTNPINVDVTLYDTIPRLVEQIKTSFSLEAREKAVVELSRIVSEGVVDSTEHIISEGAVYSLVKLIEEGNERGIEASLKILYNLSMDSENHSALLAAGAVPALRRIVLSEKPQWQRALHLLRSLET, encoded by the exons atgttgACAGCATGCAGAATCCCCCCAATCCTAACACCCTCTTCTTCCTCCACTTCTCATTTCTCGCCCTCAATTACAACAACCAGAGTcactctctcttcttcttcttcttcttcttcttccaaatcACACTCCAAACTTCCTCTCTTTGCCAGGTTCACTCGTAGTTGCAGCAGCAGCAGTAGCAATAACGGTCATTCTGATCATTCCACTGCTCCCGCCTCTCCC GAAATTGATGAAGTTGAAAGTGAATCATCTTCTGACTTTGGTGATAGCTATGTGGCCTTGTTTGTTCGTATGTTAGGCCTAGATCATGATCCTCTTGACAGAGAACAAGCTATAATTACTCTTTGGCAATATTCACTTGGTGGAAAGAAGTATATTGACAATATAATGCAATTTCCTGGTTGTATTAACCTTGTTGTCAACCTCCTTAGAGCAGAATCTAGTTCGGCTTGTGAGGCAGCTGCAGGCCTTCTGCAATCACTATCTTCAATTGACCAATATAGGAATTCTGTAGCAGATAGTGGAGCTATAGAAGAGATAAATAGATTGCTGACACAGTCTTCCTTGGCTTCTGAG GTAAAGGTGCAGAGTTTGAACATGCTGTGGAATTTATCCGTTGATGAGAAGCTCCGAGTTAAAATTGCAAAGAGCGATCTTCTTTTGTTAGCTATGAAGTACCTCGATGATGAGGATATGAAAGTGAAGGAAGCTGCAGGGGGTATTTTGGCAAATTTAGCATTGAGCCATGTTAACCATGACATGATGGTTGAAGCAGGTGTTATTCCAAAATTG GCGAAGTTCTTACCATATGAGTCCGAAGTATCTCGGGTCATTAGAAAGGAAGCAAGGAATGCATTGCTAGAACTTGTGAAGGACGATTATTACAGAATTCTTGTTATTGAGGAAGGTTTAGTTCCTGTGCCATTAATAGGTGCTGCAGCCTATAAGTCATACAACCCACGTTCATACGAGGCACCTGCATTTCCAGATGGCACAGAAATCGAAAGGACTTATGACAAACCTTCTAGATTTGGCGCAGCAGAATTACTTATTGGATTGAATGTTGATAATAATGCTAACGTAGATGAAGCAAAAGTCAATGCAATTATTGGACAGACACAACAACAATTCCTTGTTCGTGTTGGTGCTATTGAAATGGAAGAAACATCAACTCGTTCTGAATGTTCAGATGATCAGCCGCGTCTGACACTCTTACATTGGATCGACGGTGTTGCTCGTTTAGTGCTGATACTAGAACTAGAAGATAAGTCAGCAATAGTAAGAGCTGCAGAGTCAATTGCTAGTGCATGTATAAATGAACATATGCGTATTGCATTCAAGGAGGCTGGTGCAGTTAGGCATTTAGTACGGCTTTTGTCTTGGAATGATAATGCAGTCCAGCTGGCAGCGACGCAAGCTTTGGAAAAGCTGTCTGCTAG CAATGTTGTTTGCCGAGTAATTGAAACCGAAGGTGGTTTAGCTCCTTTAGTTAGTATTTTAAAATGCTCAGACGTAGCTGGAGCTATTGCGGAAAAG TCGTTGAACGTACTTGCTCAGATATTAGATCCCAATAAAGAGATGCAGTTAAAG TTTTATGATGGACCAGTT AATGGATCTAAGAAGGCATTTGATGGAGCCGATGATGGATCAAAGGAATTAAGTAGTACCGAGCAAGCCGTATCGAAAACAAACCCAAG GAGCGATATACTGAACTCAGTTTTCACTGCACGCCTTGTGGAGATTTTGAAGTCCTTTTTACCCAGTTTACAAGAAAAAGCCGCATCTGTTCTTGAGTTTGTGGCATTGATTGATCCAACACTGAGTCCGATTATTTCTGTTGATATTGAAATTGGTCTCAATTCTACTTTTCAGCAAAATCTCTTGAAAATTTCGG AGACAAAATTTGACGTGGAAGATCAGTTTTCAGCAGCATATGCTATTGAACTTGAAGAGGCCGGTCTTGCAATATCTGCAGCATCCCGGTTACTGACAAGACTACTTGACTCTAAGCAGTTTCGCGAAAAAATAAATGTCTCCCATTTCATTGACACGCTCCGCAAAATTCTCAAGACCCACATTCCCCTCCGCAGCAAGGATTGGGTAGCTGCTTGCCTAGTTAAACTAAGTTCTCTCTCTGGTTACGACACGAGTACTAATCCGATCAACGTAGATGTTACACTTTATGATACAATTCCGAGACTTGTAGAACAAATCAAAACTTCATTCTCTTTAGAAGCACGGGAAAAAGCTGTTGTAGAACTTAGTAGAATAGTATCTGAAGGGGTGGTAGATT